A genomic stretch from Triplophysa dalaica isolate WHDGS20190420 chromosome 4, ASM1584641v1, whole genome shotgun sequence includes:
- the paxx gene encoding protein PAXX isoform X1, with protein MENITSESKSVLCTLLDKNDQSKYVFFTQKKPEGGINIGFTNGEGVWKTHLSEENLSPLMKTFSLKSTEDYTLKLKCACKTGKAFVEVQEDSAVLHLGLEPTDSSLTLSKLTDSEGRTEVKDLLFIMADSLTQQDNRGISSFSPIKSLQKRGTEFEVRNQLKGPSIAVRKRLPGDSLINPGTRRKKTATGVAFDEDD; from the exons ATGGAAAATATCACTTCTGAATCGAAATCTGTCCTTTGCACATTGCTGGATAAAAACGACCAGTCTAAGTATGTGTTTTTTACGCAAAAGAAACCAGAAGGGGGCATAAACATAGG ATTTACCAATGGCGAAGGTGTGTGGAAAACACACCTTTCAGAAGAGAACCTGTCTCCGCTT ATGAAGACATTTTCACTAAAGTCCACAGAGGATTATACTCTTAAACTCAA atGTGCATGTAAGACTGGCAAAGCATTCGTGGAAGTGCAGGAGGACAGTGCAGTGCTGCATTTAGGATTGGAGCCCACAGACTCGAGTCTGACTCTGTCAAAACTCACTGACTCAGAAGGAAGGACAGAAGTCAAAGACCTGCTGTTTATAATGGCCGATAGCCTGACACAGCAAGACAACAGAG gCATTTCTTCATTTAGTCCAATCAAGAGCCTTCAGAAAAGAGGCACtg AATTTGAAGTTAGAAATCAGCTTAAGGGTCCAAGTATAGCAGTCAGAAAACGTCTTCCTGGGGATTCTCTTATCAACCCAGGAACGAGGAG GAAGAAAACTGCGACCGGCGTAGCCTTTGATGAAGACGATTAA
- the paxx gene encoding protein PAXX isoform X2 produces the protein MENITSESKSVLCTLLDKNDQSKYVFFTQKKPEGGINIGFTNGEGVWKTHLSEENLSPLMKTFSLKSTEDYTLKLKCACKTGKAFVEVQEDSAVLHLGLEPTDSSLTLSKLTDSEGRTEVKDLLFIMADSLTQQDNREFEVRNQLKGPSIAVRKRLPGDSLINPGTRRKKTATGVAFDEDD, from the exons ATGGAAAATATCACTTCTGAATCGAAATCTGTCCTTTGCACATTGCTGGATAAAAACGACCAGTCTAAGTATGTGTTTTTTACGCAAAAGAAACCAGAAGGGGGCATAAACATAGG ATTTACCAATGGCGAAGGTGTGTGGAAAACACACCTTTCAGAAGAGAACCTGTCTCCGCTT ATGAAGACATTTTCACTAAAGTCCACAGAGGATTATACTCTTAAACTCAA atGTGCATGTAAGACTGGCAAAGCATTCGTGGAAGTGCAGGAGGACAGTGCAGTGCTGCATTTAGGATTGGAGCCCACAGACTCGAGTCTGACTCTGTCAAAACTCACTGACTCAGAAGGAAGGACAGAAGTCAAAGACCTGCTGTTTATAATGGCCGATAGCCTGACACAGCAAGACAACAGAG AATTTGAAGTTAGAAATCAGCTTAAGGGTCCAAGTATAGCAGTCAGAAAACGTCTTCCTGGGGATTCTCTTATCAACCCAGGAACGAGGAG GAAGAAAACTGCGACCGGCGTAGCCTTTGATGAAGACGATTAA